The sequence AGATTATCTATCTCACCTTTGGGTGGTTATGGTAGTTTCTCCCTTTGAAggcatttgtccatttcatctaagctAGGAAATTTGTGGGCATAGACACTTGAACCTCACAAGTTGCCTGCTTGGTTTTTGTCAAAGGCTACTTTGCTTCCTGTCATTCTTACTCTAAAACTTttcaataaactttcactcctgcacTTAAAGAATTGCAGGCATACATTTGTTGAaagtattctttattattttcttaatgttcaCGGGATCAGCAGGGATAATTCCTCTTCTATTCATATTATTTGtacattgtttcttttctttgtgattaGCCTGGCTGGAGGTTTACCAATTCTATTGATCTTTTCTAAGAagcagcttttggttttgttgagtttctttattatttgtattacatTGATTTCTGCAAATATTGTTATATTTTGGGGGAGGGGGATTGCCTGGTTTACAATTCACTACACTTTTTTTGTCTAGTTTCCTAAGGTGGAAAGTAAGACATCTGGATTTGGATTATGTTTAGTTTACTGCACAGAATTGTGAATGGCACTGATGCCCCTGAAGTGtgcacttgattattaaaataataaatacgaTGTATTTTGGCCACAGTATTGATTTTAAAGCCAATAAAATGGATGATAAGTGCAGGAGGAGCATATGTAGATCCAAGAAAGATAAATGACATTATAacatttcaacaacaaaaaaaggaaatttgccAGGCCTCAAAATGCACAAGGGGGTGATGGGACACTGTCATAAAATCAGCTGTGCATTTGTATGCTGCCCTGTGTGAACTCTGCCTGTTTTGCAGTGGTGAGGGTGGCTTAGCAGCAGAACCAGGCCCTAACATCTGTGGCTTTCCTGATGGTCTCATTTGCCTTCCCTCATCACCCAGGATGGTGTCCCAGTGGCAGCCAAGTTTCTGCCCTTAACCCACCTCCTTTACACATGTCagccccctgcccccagcacccAAGTTTGCCTAAGGGATTCCTTCAGTGGAACCAACATGCTGACAGTTACTCTGTGTTTCCTAGATCAAGATGAGGACCTGGCACAGGAAACTTCATCTAAGGATGTCCCAGGTGTTCACATGGTAAGTTCTTTATGTTTCTAAGATGGAAATTTTGTTGctcttggttcttttttattttatttgagttgAGATATGAAAATCTTACCATGTACATTATAGATGACTTACAGAATTTTTTGGTGGGAAAATGTGAGGGTTCATTACCAGGTAAGAAATGATCTCAGATGACATTCTTAGATGACACCTTCAGTTACGAACTGTATGgcagaaagaatttttttaggGGAAAAGCTTTCTTCTTATAACATTGTGACTATACAACCGAAACAATCTTGGAAGTCTTGCATAAAAACCTCGTGCCTTTCCAGAAATGTCTTCTAGGCTTTATTTTGGGACCATtgcctcaaccactttctccatCTGCTTTTCTAACGTCACCAAGTAAAGATatgtatggtgaaaccccatctctactaacaatataaaaatcagGTGGGCATGCTGACAGGCaactgtgatctcagctactagggaggcagagggagcaggatcacttgagcctaggaggcggatgttgcagtaagccaagatcgtgactctgtgacagagcgagattccagcaaagaaagagagagagagagagagagaaagaaacctgTGCACACAGGACACAGCATGGTCTGACTcttacagtgttttgtttttctctaaatgCAGGTAGACAAAGCCACAGAGACAAACAGTATGTATTCTGGGATCACCCCTATGCTGAGGAAAAATTCTAGTGTTGACAAAGGTGACACTTTCTTGCCTCATTTTTTCTGGAAAGCCACTCTGGTTTGAACTTCCTGCCAGAAATGTGGTTCAAGCACTTTTGCCTTGAAAAGTGAAGAACCCAGTCAAGAAATGTGACTCTTGACTCTAGTGCCTGGAAGGAACAGTGTCATTTGGATAGAAGAGGGTCCTGTGCATCAGGGTTGGGAGGTATGGAGGAATGAGTCAATGTGGAGTGATTGTGAATGTCTCTGCGAGTTTGTGTGCTTTTTGCCAGAAAATATGTTCCCATATGCAAAGCACAACACAAAGATTGATATTCTAAAAACAACATTTCATCACCACTGCGTTTTCCAAATATCAACCCATTCATTCCTCACCACAGCTGTAGCTGAAGGTTAAGTTTGATATGCCCAGTCCTCACATGGAGATGAGGTAGAGATGAATTTTTCAGGCTTTTGTTCTCCTAAGTGGAAATGGCATAGATGAACTCAGGAATGGGTGGAAGGGTGATGCTGTGGGCTACTAGTCTGAAGTTATCACATGGCCCTGGTGTAACTTGTCACCATGTCAAAGAGTCCTTAGCGTCTCTGTGTATTTGTGGAAGTATGTTGGCCTATAAAGATCTCCAGCACTGTATACCACAATAGAATGGTCTCAATGGTCAGCTGACCCAGAGTTTGAGTAGGTTCATTGTACAGTGGACTTTGGTGTGGTCATTAATATGAAACACACAGAGGGAGCTGCCAGGCCTTTGGTTTTAAGTGATGGGGTATTCGTCAGCCCCTGGTCAAGGGCAGAGAACATTCAGAGATATATTCTATTGTATTTAATGAGATCGTCACCACAAACGTTAGAAATGCTCCAATTCAGTAGCACACATACCCGAGACACGGCACCCAACAAGATCTCAAGGAGCCAATTGGCTCTTAGCCTGGTGCCCATCTCCTCTGCTGGAATCTTCTGCACAGCTGGGTAACAGAGGGTCAGCGCCCCCACCTGCTGCCACCCATGAAGGGCTGTCCCAGTCCTGGAGCCAGTGTGAGTATGAGCAACAGCGGGCcccatgacacacacacactgtgttaAAAGAAAGAGCAGAAGGACAAACATCACAGGCCAAGTAGGGGTCGTCTTTAAATGGTAGGATAATTGAGTATTTTCAAGTCTTGGTTTAGTCTTCTTTAAAACAGAAGGTTAATGAATACATAGAATATTTTGGCTAGAATTAAATCTCCTCTTTGAAGAAAGGTAGCTTTTTGTATCGTACAagttgtggccaggcacggtggttcacgcctgtaatcccagcactttgggaggccaaggagggcagatcacctgaggtcaggagttcaagaccagcctgaccaacatggagaaacccagtctctattaaaaatacaaaattatctaggtgtgggggcacatgcctgtaatcccagctactcaagaggctgaggcaagggaattgcttgaatctgggaagtggaggttgcgatgagccgagatcacaccattacactccagcctgggcaagaagagcaaaactctatctcaaaaaaaaaaaaaaaaaagttctaggaGAAACGAAAAACATAGCAGCAGGACATGTGGATCCTGGGGAGGAAATGACCTCAAGGGGATCAAGAAGGGAGAGCAAGTTAGCTCAAGTCAGATTAGGAAGGAGGAACCATGAGATGCTACAGGGAAACCCTGTGTGGTGTGCCCTGTTTGAGACGGGTTATTTCATGTAAAAGAGGTTGCCTTAGCTACAggaccaagactctgtcttctGTGGCCTTCCTGATGCCTTCCTTCACCATTTGCCTTCCCTCAGCACCATGGAGGGTGGACCGGCAGCAGCTGAGTCTGTGCTGTGAACACACCTTTCCACACACCTATCCACACAAGCCAGCCCCATGTCCACAGCTCCAAGGTCACCTGAGGGATTCACTCGGTGGAGCTCATGTGCTTATAATGACTCCGTTTCCTAGGTGACCTGGGAGACCGGGAGGAGGCTATGCCAGGACAAACATCCTCTGAGGAAGCCACAAGTGTTCACATGGTAAAGTCATGTTTTTTCCTCtgaaatggaaattttatttctcttggtttcTCTCTGTTACAATTGAATTAAGATGTATACATCTTACCATGTACACTATAGGTGACTGACAGAATTTCTTGGTGGGCAAATGTCAGATTTCATTATCAACTAAAAAATTGTTTCAGATGGCATCCACATTTACAGACCATGTGTCAGCAGGCATTTTCCTCAAGATAAATGCCTTCTTATGAGAAGTATTTGGAATTGTCAAACAAAGACAATTGAAAATCCTGCACAAAACTCTTATGCCTTTCCAGGAATGTGTTCTAGATATCAGGGCCATTGTCTCAACCACTATTTACCATCTGTTTTTAACATCAACAAGTGAACAAAAGACCTGTGCACACAGGACACAGCCTGGTCTGACCCtcatagtgttttgttttgttttgttttttttctctagatACACGGGGACCCAGCCACACTGGAAAAGAGTAAGTATTCTGGGATCATCTCTTTGTTTAGGTTCAAAATCTTAGTGTTGCAAAGATGACACTGTTTTGCCTGCTTTTGCTCAAGAGCCACTCTAGTTTGAGCTTCCTCCCagaaatgagatttgggaagtttggtttaaaaaaatactgagtcCAGTAAACAACTCTAACCATGGTACTGTCATCCCTGGAAGCAACAGTGTCATGTAAGGTGGGGTGGTACATCAGGGTTGGGAGGGACAGAGGAGAGAGTCTATATGGAATGATTGTGGGTGTCTTTGGGAGTGTGTGCGCATTTCCCCAGAAAACATACTCCCATGTTCAAAGCACAACATGAGGATCAATGTGCAAGAAAAATTCCATCACCACTGCACAATTTGCATAGATGGACCCATTCATCCTCCACCACAGCTGTACCTGAAGATAAGTTTAATATTCCCAGTCCTCAGATGGACACAGTGTAGAGATGAATTTTAAATGGAAGAGGCACATGTGACCTCACGAATGAGTAGAAGGTGAATGTCATGGGCTACTACCCTGAATTTGTCACAAAGCCCTAGTATAATTTTTGCTAGGCCAAGTTATTCCAGCACTTCTGTGTGCATGTGGAAGAATGAAAACCTATTCAGATCCCAAACACTATCATTATTGGATGGTCTCAATGGTCAGCTAACCCAGGGTTTGTTTGAGTAGGTACATTGCACAGTGGGCTTTAGTGTGATCATTAATGTAAAACACAAAGTCCTCAAGCTTTTGGTCTACAGTGGTGAAGTTATTCCTCAGCTCCTGTTCAAAAGCAGACAGTAATCAATGGCATATTCTGTTGTATTTAGTGAGATAATCACAGCAAGTCTTAGAAATTCTGTGGAACCCAATCCCTAGACATAGCATCCGGGAAAATCTCAAGGATCAACTTGGGTGTTAGCCTGGCACCCATTTTCCCTGCTGGAATCTCCTGCATACCTCAGCTGGAGAGGGCCAgtatccaccccctgcccccactcaCTGCTCCCCATGCCAGACTGTCTCTGTGTTGGAGTCAGTGTGAGCATGAGGAGCAGTGAACTCCATGGTGCACACACATTGTGTTGAAAAGGAAAagtggaagaataaatatcacgTGCTAAGTAGGAGTCATCTTTAAATGGTAGGATAATTGAGTATTTTCAAATCTTGGTTTAATTTCCTTATAACAAAAAGTTTGTTAATGAAATCTTTTGGCAATAATTAAATCTCCTATTTTAAGAAAggttgcggccgggcgcggtggctcaagcctgtaatcctagcactttgggaggccgaggtgggcggatcacgaggtcaggagttcgagaccatcctggccaacatagtgaaaccctgtctctactaaaaatacaaaaaaattagcagggcgtggtggcgggcgcctgtagtcccagctactcgggaggctgaggcaggagaatggtgtgaacccgggaggcggagcttgcagtgagccgagatggtgccactgcactccagcctgggggacagagccagactctgactcaaaaaaaaaaaaaaaaaaaaaaaaaagaaaggttgctTCTTATTCAGTACAAAATCTTCTAGAAGGGATGACATACAGAGCAGCAGTACCTATGGATTCTGAGGAGGAAATGACTTTGGTGGGGATCAATAAGAGGGCAAGTTAGATCAGGTCAGATTAGGACAGAGGAGCCCTAAGAGGCTGCCAGGGACACACAGCCTGCACTGCAGGAAGGGCCCTGTTTGAGATTGACTATTTCATGTTTATGAGTTGGCCTGGAGCTAGAAAGCCAAGGGCCCTGATTCCCTTTCTTCCCTGCATCTCTCCTGTGCCTGCTACCCTCCTCCCACACCCACCTCAAGCAATGTTACTGAATTGTTCAGGAGCACCAACACCAAGGTGCTGACAGTCACTCTGTATCCTCCTAGTTCTGACGAAGGATCTACTACAGGAGCTGTCTGGTTACAATGGAGAGGAGAAGGACCCAGAGGATGTGAAGGTCAGGCCACCTGGATTTGTCTGAGAAAAACTGTCGCTTTCTTAGCTTTATCTTATCTGGATTAAATTAAGATATGAGAATCTGACAATATATATCTTAGTTACACAATGTCCTTGGGGAGAATTGTAAGTGAGAGTCTGTCCCCACTGAGGCTTGATTTAAGACAGTGGGAGAAAATGACAGCATCAGTCACACATTGTGTGGCAGTGAGCCTTACCAATTTTGTTCTCTTTGGAGCAAAATCACTTATTTGCCAACCAACATGGACTTGAGAGGAAACACCCTCTgagaaaaatttgtttctttagtaTGAGTCGATTTGTTCTGTTCTTTTGGGTTCCTTTGAACACGGGTTTCCATCTTGTTTTCTAATGTCACTAAGTGAAGAAAAGTTCTGTGCACACAGGACACAGCATGGTCTGATACTCATGGCAATTTCTTTTCTGTCATTACAGAAATCCTCAGGAGTTATACAAAAGGGTACATATTGGGGAACCCCTCTCATACTGATGAGTAATCCAGATGATGAGGAATGTGGCATTGTCTCACTGGCCTTCCTATAGACAGGCAGCCTGAGTGGAGCTTCCTCTCATGAATGAGGATGTAGGCTGTGATGGGAGAAATGGTTGTTCCAGATAAAGCATCATGGTCACATTCTGCAGTCCCTGGGAGCAACTGCATTCTCTGAAGGTGGGGTGAGGTTGTGCACATTGAGTTGCTGCATGTCTTTTTGAATTCATGTGGTAAGTGTCCAAAATACGTAATGTCAAGGTCATGTAGAGGCTCAGCCTCTATCACACAGCCTAGTTCTGGTTTCTGTCTTCTTTGCTCAGGAAACACAGCAACATGAAAAGATAACCAAAGGGTTTACCCTAGGGTGTTAGTGGCAGGGCAAGCACTTGCCTTCCTAGGAGGATAGAGGGTGACTCATGCATTATGAGGTGGAGAAAGACAAATGTGGCTGTTTTACAGCAGAGGCTCCATGAAGTTCCCATTGAACCTACTGTTGACAAAAGTTTTTGTTTGCTCCTGAAGGCCTTTGCAAAAAACAAGTCAAGGTGGTTGGCTTAAGgttatgtgaaaataaaattagccaaatTCTGGATTGAGTTTCTTTTGGGAGCATGTGTTTGGTGGAAATATATTGTATATGAATTGAATTTGATTGCTCTGTAGGTGTCAATACTTAtcccacattttaaaacaatgaggctgatgtgattttaaaatgcCCGTTATTAACCTCAGAAACTATCTCCTCATAGGCCATTTCCCCCAGTCATCTTTAATCTCTAGAATACAGTTTTTTTGTGGTATTTGGGGCCCTCTGCTGTGTATGATTAAAGGCACAAATCAGCATTACCAGCTTTGGGGCTCTAAGAATTCACAGATAGCTGTCCAGTGGGCTCTATGAGAGAGAGAGCAGGCTACAGCCTTGGCCTGGGCctgaaaagaaacatgatttGGAGGAGCAGAAGGAAGGCACGAGGGCAGCAAAGCCACAGGGGGAAGCCAAGGTGCAACATCAGCAGAGTCAGTTCTACATCATCACCTGGGCGTGGCCGGGATGTTCATATTACAACTGAGGGAGAATGAGTCGAGCTCCAACTTCATAGCTGGCTTTAGCACTGTCTGTCCATCTTCCTAAGAGCCTGAAGAGAGAAGCTACTTTCTTGTCTCTTGTCTTCTCTGTTTCCTGTATGTTGATGGCAATGGCACCATCAGAAATTAATGAGAGACAGAGAACAGAAGTGAGTTCCTGAAACATCCAATTTGGCCCAGAGAGGACATGACCATCAGGGATGGACTTCAGGGTCAAGCCAGATAGAAAGTATTTCCCAGGCCTAGTCTCTCTGGCTGGGACAGAGATCAGTTCTTATTTTTCatctgcttctgggagtcacctgACAGCTGGTCCTTGTGTAGTTGCTGTTGGCCAAGTGTGATTTGGCCCAGAGTCCTGTGTGACTGGAAGGAGTGTCAGCTTTCAGGCAGGATAGCTGCCCCACACCAGTTTCAAGGGAGGTGAGAAGGGATCCTGCTTCAGTGCAAGGTGAACTCAGCAAAGGGAAAGGGGCTGCTCCAGAGTCCAGGTGGTCCTTGCAACTCTCCCATGTGACCTATAAGACATCACTTTTCCTGTTTCTCGGAGATATCTTGGAATTATTAGTCTCAAactctgttttgttttacttatgtGTTGATGAATCCTGGCCATGGCTGGCCACTGGGAGGGCAAGGACTATGTCCTCCTAATTCCTTGTCATCCCAGAGCTCAGCCCTTGGCAGCCCATCTTGGGCCCCAGTAATATTCCAATGCTTCCAACCCCTTTGCTGATTTCCAGCGCCAGTGTGAAAAGGCTTCCTGCTCATCTCCTTCAATCTGTTTTTTCTCATGGTAATCTAGAAACTTGAGTGAATTCTGATCCAGGGTCACAGGAGAATAGGGTGAACTCCTGAAGTCAATGAAGAGTCCCCCTCATCTCTACTCTGGCTACATTGGTTCAGCTTTTCTCCTTGCAGAAGATGCTCTTTTTCTGTTTATGAGTCCTCCTTTGCTGGACcaggcatttttattttagttgtggCATCCCTGCACTTCACAGGGGGCCTGGAGCTTGTTCCTGTGACCCTGAAGTACCCATCcatgaatgatcagatcagagcAGCAAGCCACTCTGCCAGGAATCACCAGGGGGGAGAGTCACATCTTCCTCATCTTTGGGTTTAGACCTGCCTGTGCATTCCAATGTGGTCCTCAGTGGCATATGTGCCcattcatatttaaataaatgaaaaaattcaaaacctCCTCACAAGAGCCATGCTAGAAGTTCCCAGTTGCCAAATGTCTACTCTTAAGAGAGCATCTCCATTCtcccagaatcacctgggaagcagcTTCTGTGAGTCTGGCCCAGGttctgttcactgcaaccaccTAACTCAGTGCATGTGCATCAAGGCTGGAATCTCAGGTTCTCAGATTGGAGGTAAGAGATGCTATGAGCCAGTGTCAGTGAACAGTTGAAAGGGATTATTTCAGGTCCTCTGTCTCACCTGAAGGCTCACAAGCAGTACCTTCATAAAGGCCCCTGAGTTCCAGGGAGAATCACAGTGGACAGAGCAGTCGTGCTGATGTTTGTGTCGCTCTACATGGGCTCCACCTCTGGATCCATCCAGGAGGAAATAGGCTGGTCAGGTAGGGACCAACACTCCAGGGTTGACCAGTGAGAGAGGATTCTTGGGGATTGCGTTACACTTATTTTGGAGCCTAGGATGGGATCAGTGAAGTGActaaatataaaaggaaacagGTATAGAAGTCTGAcctgggtttctttttcttttttttttctttcttttttttttttttttttgtatcttaatGAGAAAGTTGTAAGAGTTGTGTTCTCATGGCTTTTGTGCGAGTTGTGTTTGTCACCATCATTTCTTGCTGTGGTGTTTAAAGATTACATTTTGCAGAGGACCAGATCATTCTTGCCTTTGCCACAGCAAACACCAGAGCCCTGGGTTTTGATGAGGTAGCATTTTTTGTGAATAGAGATCACAAGATGAGTATGGAGGTGTAAAGTTGAGTGTGTGGTGGGACACAGCCCCTTACGAGTGCTACGTGATCCAGAAGACAAAGTCCTTCATACATGTGCCAGGAGGTGAAAGGAGCCCACTGTCTTTCTCTACACTCTCAGGACCTGCAACAGCACCTTCCTGTCCTGTCCTCACCATCTGCTCCTGCTCTAAGGGTGCACCCTGGGTTGGATGACATGGGGAATCCTTCCTGTGGGATTGCTGCGTGTGCCCCAGCATCCTGAAGTCCTGAGGGAAGAACACATGATTGAGCACATTTTTGGCCTCCACTCCTCACCCAGTCCCATCCAGTCCCAAATCCTTGGGCTTTGAATGAAACCTAAATCGGCTTTCGTTGGAGAGGCTCAAGTCCAGCTGTTGCTTAAGGCCCTCTGTGGCTGGCAGGAATCCTAGGGGATATATGTGGAGGGGCTGCTGTGTTGCTGTAGGCAGTGGCTCTCACCCTCCCTGTAGCCTGGTCCCTAGAATCCACTGGGCCCAGGGCAGAGCCTCTGGGCAGCTAGCACAGGGGTCATTTGTCTTGTCACACCCTCCTCTCTGGCACAGCAGCCTCGTACTTGTCCCCACACTCCAGTCAGGCCCAGCTTGTTCTCTGTGTCAGGACTGCCAGGTGCCCTCCCTCTTGGTCTTCCCACAGCTCAGGCAAACCCTGAGAGGGCCTCGTCATTTCTGTGCTGACAACTGCTGGCCTCACCTGCAGATTAAGGCAACTGGGACAAGGGGCTTTACCTtgaattctgttccattgtttccAAATATTCAGAAGCTAGTGGGATTCTTTTGAGGGCTGAATATTTCCCAAGTCTCTAAGGTCATTCCAGGCATAGAACAGTCACTGTATCTGTGACATCGGCCATCATTGCCTCCCACAGGCCCCAACACAACTCCAGGCCTGTGGGAGGTGCTGCCGACACAGGGTGCGATCCGTG comes from Symphalangus syndactylus isolate Jambi chromosome 11, NHGRI_mSymSyn1-v2.1_pri, whole genome shotgun sequence and encodes:
- the LOC129493420 gene encoding protein FAM153B-like isoform X4; this encodes MRRTPGHDQDEDLAQETSSKDVPGVHMVDKATETNSDLGDREEAMPGQTSSEEATSVHMIHGDPATLEKILTKDLLQELSGYNGEEKDPEDVKKSSGVIQKGTYWGTPLILMSNPDDEECGIVSLAFL
- the LOC129493420 gene encoding protein FAM153A-like isoform X3; this encodes MRRTPGHDQDEDLAQETSSKDVPGVHMVDKATETNSDLGDREEAMPGQTSSEEATSVHMIHGDPATLEKILTKDLLQELSGYNGEEKDPEDVKKSSGVIQKDVSKSFLCTCGRSNRKDKSGRRSVSVQRAE
- the LOC129493420 gene encoding protein FAM153A-like isoform X1, which codes for MRRTPGHDQDEDLAQETSSKDVPGVHMVDKATETNSDLGDREEAMPGQTSSEEATSVHMIHGDPATLEKILTKDLLQELSGYNGEEKDPEDVKKSSGVIQKELEDSTITGSHQQCQQVLPLHLRKKQQKRQKWKKKCECAAGRMMREADTCPCSSWLHSLSCCPIMKTRKPRKNALNCWDIFSLF